The window AAAATAACAAAAAGTTCTACTTCTAACCTTAATATCTTTAAAAACCGTTTAATTTTAATGGTCATCTTTATATTAGTTTTGTGAGGTAACTATTCAGCCACAGATGGACACGGATGAAACACTGAAAATTCGTAAATCGTGTCCGTTTTCCGTGTCCGTAATCAGGTTGAAGGCTGAAGGGTTCTTCTGAAAATCGGGACTCGGGACTCGGGGTTCGGGACTTGAGAAGGCTGGTAGCCGCAAGCTTCAGCCTGATTTCACCTGAACCATCAAACCCATTTTCATCCCCCTTTGTGCCCACTCCCTGTGGGCATGAGCGTTTCTCCTTCTAACTTTTATTTTCTATCCTTCTTGATTCTCTGCCACTTCTTTCACTGACTTTATTATTCTTACACCTGTAGTCTCAGCAGAAAATATCCACCAACTACCACAATTCTTACAAAGAGGGATATTATTATATTTTGCCTCAAGGTGCATCTGGCGTAACTGGTGAAATTTTGCCCCCTGCCATAGTTCTTCAATTGTATTTTTAGTTACATTCCCCATCAAGCACTTACCATGAAAATCTTTACAGCATACAGGCACATCCCCATTCCAATAAATTACCATTTGCTGCCACAAATACTGACAGGGCTTCCGATTGTTTTCTGGAAAAGAAACTCTTCTATCCTCTACCTGTCCAGCCAGAGTATCATAATCTCTAATCTGAATGTAATCAGTATCATTTAAAAAATGCCTCCACATATCAATAAAACTCTCTATCTCGGTGACATTATCTTTCATCCTTATGAAAGAGATAACTGCCTGAGGACTTTGATTTCCTATCTCTTTTTTTAATTGGAGAAATCTCCTCACATTGGTAGTAACCAGAGCAAAATCTCCTCCTTCTCGTAGTTTCTGATATGTTTTTTGGGTAGCCGCATCCACTGAGAATACTATTACATCCAATCCAGAAGAGATTATTTGTTTGGAAATTCCTTCATCAAGAAGCATACAATTAGTCCCAACACACACCCTTTCTATTCCCATAGTCTTAGCATACTGAATCATCTCTATTAGCTGCGGATGGAGTAAAGGTTCTCCATCGCCTGTGAGATAAAGGGAAGAAACATATTGGTGAGAGATTTCATCTACGAGCCTTTTATACAAACCAAACTCCATATTTCCAATCTTTCTTTGTAACCGCGGTCGACAACACATAAGACACTTAAGATTACACAAATTGGTAATCTCAATAGATATTTGAAAGGGAAAAGGAAGAACCTTCTGGAGTTTCTCTCTTACTTC of the bacterium genome contains:
- a CDS encoding radical SAM protein, translated to MERDQKVWDYIREIKKIWWDSQGVNEKEVREKLQKVLPFPFQISIEITNLCNLKCLMCCRPRLQRKIGNMEFGLYKRLVDEISHQYVSSLYLTGDGEPLLHPQLIEMIQYAKTMGIERVCVGTNCMLLDEGISKQIISSGLDVIVFSVDAATQKTYQKLREGGDFALVTTNVRRFLQLKKEIGNQSPQAVISFIRMKDNVTEIESFIDMWRHFLNDTDYIQIRDYDTLAGQVEDRRVSFPENNRKPCQYLWQQMVIYWNGDVPVCCKDFHGKCLMGNVTKNTIEELWQGAKFHQLRQMHLEAKYNNIPLCKNCGSWWIFSAETTGVRIIKSVKEVAENQEG